A part of Pseudomonas leptonychotis genomic DNA contains:
- a CDS encoding tryptophan synthase subunit beta: MLYVKRDAWGNLQQVEAAPFEGMDGELLADSQEAQAWYANQTVESSLLQLKQSDLDMIRVLEDLITVLIRKGVVRITDLPEAAQGKLVGRSKARDALGGLHRLINDDESELI; this comes from the coding sequence ATGTTGTATGTAAAGCGGGACGCCTGGGGCAATTTGCAGCAGGTGGAAGCAGCGCCTTTCGAAGGTATGGACGGCGAACTACTGGCCGATAGCCAGGAAGCTCAAGCCTGGTATGCCAATCAAACAGTCGAAAGCAGCCTGTTGCAACTCAAGCAAAGCGATCTGGACATGATTCGGGTGCTGGAAGATTTGATCACCGTACTGATCCGTAAAGGCGTAGTGCGCATTACTGATCTGCCGGAGGCGGCGCAGGGCAAGCTGGTAGGCCGCAGTAAGGCGCGGGATGCACTGGGTGGTTTGCACCGGTTGATCAATGACGATGAGTCAGAGCTTATCTAA